The genomic window TCATCCATGCAGCAAAAAAGCATGGCGTGAAAAAGCTGCTGTTCCTGGGGTCGAGCTGCATCTATCCCAAGCTCGCGCCGCAGCCGATGAAGGAGGAGCATCTCTTGACCGGGCCCCTGGAGCCGACCAACGAACCGTACGCCATTGCCAAGATCGCCGGCATCCGGTTGTGCGATGCCTACAACCGGCAGTACGGCACGAACTTTATTTCCGCCATGCCGACCAACATGTATGGCCCGGGCGACAACTACCACCCGGAAAACTCGCACGTGCTCCCGGCCTTCATCCGCCGTTTCCATGAGGCGAAAGAACAAGGGGTGGAAAAGGTGAGTTGCTGGGGCAGTGGATCGCCATTCCGGGAATTCCTCTATAGTGACGACCTGGCTGAAGCGTGTGTCTTCCTGCTTGAGAAGATCGACTATTCCGATGTGGCGTTCGAGGACGAAACCGGCACGGTGCAGTCGCACGTCAATGTTGGTTCCGGCAAGGAGACCTCCATCAAGGAGCTCGCCGAAACTGTTGCTTCTGTTGTTGGCTACAAAGGCGAAATCGAGTGGGATACCTCCAAACCCGACGGCACCCCGCGCAAATTGATGGACTCCTCCAAGCTCATGAGCCTCGGCTGGTCGCCCAAGATCGACATGCGGGAAGGCATCGCCCGCGCCTATGAGGATTTTAAACAGAGATATCTGTAATAGTCTTTGTAAAACAGCTATTTACGTTCCATGGGAATATCCAAGGCACATTTGAATACACACACGGGCGATGTCGGGTTTGATGTCCAGCGACTCGCGGATGTCATCCAAGCGCGTTATGGCGATGTGGCATTCTGCCTGTTGCTCGGGTCTGCCGTTGATGGAACCGTTCGGGAAGGATCTGATTTGTTGGATTAACCGCGTTCCCTGTCGGTCGGCTTCTTTTTCCTTCCATCTAGTAAAAAATACTAACAACGAGTTTCGTAAAAATGTAAGAATTTGTTTGTGATGGTTTTGACTTTGGGCTATTAGGTTTACCTGTTCGCGGTTGCGAATGTTGGTTGTTGAATCTAATCACTGAAGGGGAAACATCATGAATAAGTTGGTCGTTGTGTTGTTTGTTGTTGGGTTGGGTTTAGGTGTGAATGCGGAAATGGTCTATTTTAAAGGGATTGATGCATCGACCATTACAACGGGAGACCTTTTGGAAGGGGTTCGGAACCTGGGGATTACAACCAATGTCCAGGAAATAATGGGTTTGTTGATTTCTGCGCGTTCGGGTGAGACCAATCAGCAACTGAATGCCAATAATTCATACTTTGGCATCAACGATACGTTGACCACGAATGATGTGGCGGATGCTTTTGATGTTGGCGAACGAATGATCATTTCTTTTAGCAAGGATATTCAAGTTAATAGGCTGGACTTTAACCAGTTTACCGCAGGGGAATCCATTACGGTCTCAGTTGCAGGTGACGTTTTTGAGATCCACGATCTAGAATTGACCCATAGAGGTAGCGACTATCTCGATACCAACCTGGTGGTTGCCGCTGGTGCCGAGATTGAATTCTATACGACCGGTTCCAGCGTGGTAGGGTTGGATGGCATCGACTTAACGGTTCTTGGAGGATCGGGGGAATTGCTCCTGTCCCTGATCCCATCGAATCATATGACCCATGTGACTGCCCACTTTGATGGAGCCGCCACCACGAACTATATACTGCAATCCTGCACGAACATGGTTTCGAATGCCTGGGTAAATGTATCGTCTTTTGTCGGCGACACCAACTGGGTGTTCAATGCCACGAACGACGTTGAATACTATCGCGCCATCATCGACTAGCCATGAGAGCCTGGGGATTCATGGTTTTGCTGGTTTTGTTGCCCATGGCCGGGGTGGCGGATCAGCTGGTGGCTTGGAATGTCGATGGGATCGATGTTGAAGCCGGTCTTATTCCGGGGGATTCCTATGGATTGGGTGCAACAACCCCGCACGTCTCCGGAAAGATCTCGGGAATGCTGAGTCTTGGAGGGGGAGTCAATCCCAGCACCACGGCTGGGCAGTACGGCTTCAAGGTGTCTGAAGCCAACGAGCAGACGACACTGTCCGGGGCAATCGCGGAAAACCACTATATCCAGTTTACGCTTGTGGCCGATTCCGGTTATCGATTCGATCTGTTTTCCATCGACCTGAATGGCGAATCCACTGGAAGTGGGTGCGATAATGTCGCCATCCTGTCGAGTGTGGATGGATTCAGTGACGCCGATGCAATGATGGAGTTGGCCAATCGTCAAGGTGTGACGGGCGGCTTCGATACGGATGGTAGTGGATGGGGGAGTCCCATTGATCTAACGGCTTCCGGGTATCAGGATCTAAGTACGGTAACCTTCCGCATCTACGGATGGAACAGCACCTCCGGCAGTGGAGTCACCTACATCCGCAACCTGTCCGGCGACGACCTCGTCGTCAACGGCACGCTCAAGGCCATCCCCGAACCGGCGGTGATGGGATTCATCGGCTTGGTTGGCATCGGGGCGCTGGTTGCACGCAGATTTGTGGAGTGATCCGCAGCGCATGTGCCAACGGCACAACACAACTTAGCCTTGGACGCAGTCCAAGGGGCATGGAGAAAAAGAACTATTTGCCCTGAATGGGCAACACAAGACGGCTGTTGTGCTGCCCCTTATTGGAAAAACCGATGATCGTTGTTCTGGGGAAAAGTTAAGGCCAATGGTTTTTGAATATTTACGGGGCTTGTCGTAACCGCCCTTGAGTTGACGAAAGAATAAGCCGGTCGGGAGTTTTCGCCTTTAACGGTTTCAATGCCTATTGTCTTCAACGCCTTGCACCCATCTCTTATTGCCACATGAAACCGCTGTCTCTCCATCTGAATAAACTGCTCTTGATGGGAGGTCTCCTGTTGTTGCCGCTGCCCGGCCTTGCGGTTCCGGCAGAGATCGCCCGGCAGGCCGAATGCCTCCGGGCCATCCTCGCCCAGGCCGACGATGCCTACTACAACAAGCATGAGTCGATCATGGGCAACGAAGCCTACGACGCTCTGCGCCGCCGCCACGAAGAGCTGGTGCAGCACTATCCCGAATTGTCGGTAAACACGGTTGTCGGTGCGGTCGATGAAGGCAACGGGATTCCCCATGCGCAGCCCGTATTGAGTTTAAAGAAGGCCTATTCCGATGAGGATGTGGAAAAATTCATTGCGGCGTGCGGGACAAACCAAACGTATTGCATTGAACCGAAGATCGATGGCTTGACCGTGGTGCTTCAGTATGAGTCCGGGGTGCTGGTGCGGGCATTGACCCGAGGGGATGGGGCGACCGGGCAGGATATCACCAAGGCGGTTTTGGCGGCCGGTTGCGTGCCGCCGGCCCTGACCGGAGCCGCCGCCAATCTCTCCGTGCGCGGCGAGCTGTTTTTGGGCAAGAAAGCGTTCTCGGCATTGAATGCCCGCAGGAAAGAGAAGGGGATGCCCGTGTTGAAGAGCGCCCGCAACTCGGCTTCCGGAACGGTGCGGCTCACCGATTATGCCGAGATTTCCCGCCGGGGGCTGGACGCGCGGGTCTTCGAATGGATCGATGGGGATTTGCAACCCGAGTCGCATGCGGAGTCGCTGGCGCTGCTATGGGAGCTCGGGTTGCCAACGATTCAATCCCTCCAGGTTCCGTCCGACCGGGTTGTTGGGGAAATCGCCCGCTTGAATGGACGCCTCGGTGGTTTACCTTTTGAAACCGATGGCATTGTAATCAAAGTGGACAACCGGAACCGTTTTACGGAGCTGGGGGCCACCGCACACCATCCCCGGGGCGCATTGGCCCGGAAATACAAGGGGCATCCCGTGGTCACGCAACTGCTGCGCGTTGAGTGGTCGCAAGGGTCAACGGGAAAATGGACTCCGGTGGCGCACTTTGCCCCGATTGAGATGGCCGGGGCAACCGTCCGTTCCGCCACGTTGCACAATGCCGACCATCTCCGCGCCCTCGATTTGCGCATCGGCGATTGGATCCAGGTCATACGGGCCGGCGGCGCCGTCCCCGAAATCGTCGGCGTCTGCACGGAGCGCCGCACCGGGAACGAAACCCCCGTCGAGGATTATCCAGATAGTGAAACCGATGAATGAAACTTTGCCCTCTTATTTGGTTTATTCATCCGTAGGCTTTGGCCGAAAATGACGAGAAAAGCGTCTTGACCCTTTTCTTGACCCTTTTCCTTTTCTGCCGCTGAAAAGGCTTCAGAATCAGTAAAAAAAGCGTATAAAGGCGGAACATACCGAGGAAAAAGCATGACAACGACCATCAATATGGAAATAGACGAAACGACTGCGAACATCTACACAGCAGCACCGGCTGAGGATCGAAACCGACTGTCCGTGCTCTGGGGCGTGCTCATTCGTGAATATCAGGCGGCCCCCTCCTCCCTTGGCAAACTGATGGACGAAATCGGAAATAAAGCCGAAGAACGCGGCCTAACTGCTGAAGAGCTGGAGTCCATCCTCCATGCCGGATAAACAGGTTTTTGTCCTCGACGCCAACATTATTGTAAGTGCTGTGTTGCTGCCTCGATCCCTGACCCGCAAAGCATTCGATAAAGTCCTTCGTGATGGGGAAATTGTGGTTTCTGAAGCCGTGGTCAATGAGCTCGACGAAGTTCTGCGTCGTCCAAAGCTCAATAACTATGTCCATGAAGAAGAACGAATCCAGTTCCTAATGATGTTGCTGCGTGAATCCCGGATCGTGCGTGGTAACCGTGTTGTCGAAGATTGTCGCGATCCCAAAGATAACAAATACCTGGAACTCGCCCTCGAAGCCGGTGCAAACTGTATTCTTTCCGGCGATAAAGATCTGTTGGTCCTGCATCCATACCACGGAATCAAGATACGGAATCCACAACAGTTCCTCGATGGCGAATAGGAATGGACAAAAAATCTGATCTCTGACCTCCGCTTGTCCGCCATAGCTTCAGCAACGGCGGGACCTTTTTTTTGATTACTATATTACGGGACCTGACCCTTTTTTTTGCTTGCGAGCCGTAGCCTTGGCGAAGGTTTGCCCCCTTTTTGACCCCGTTTTAAGATTGGATGCCGCCACGACCCTGTGCTATTAAAAAAACCATGAGCATTACCGAAATAAAGTCCATGTCGCGAGACGAACAACTCCTCGCTATGGAAATGCTGTGGGACGAACTTTGTCATCATGGTCAGGAACCGGAATCTCCACAGTGGCACAAGGATATACTGGACAAAAGGCAGGCCCGGATCGCCG from Pontiella desulfatans includes these protein-coding regions:
- a CDS encoding addiction module protein; translation: MSRDEQLLAMEMLWDELCHHGQEPESPQWHKDILDKRQARIAEGNAEYLTIEDLKNRIRP
- a CDS encoding GDP-L-fucose synthase family protein produces the protein MNSATNNQQPTTSIPRDARIYVAGHLGLVGSGIWRALERHGYTNLIGKSVDEVDLINQQAVDDFFASEKPEYVVLVAAKVGGIVANNTYRGQFIYENMMIEMNVIHAAKKHGVKKLLFLGSSCIYPKLAPQPMKEEHLLTGPLEPTNEPYAIAKIAGIRLCDAYNRQYGTNFISAMPTNMYGPGDNYHPENSHVLPAFIRRFHEAKEQGVEKVSCWGSGSPFREFLYSDDLAEACVFLLEKIDYSDVAFEDETGTVQSHVNVGSGKETSIKELAETVASVVGYKGEIEWDTSKPDGTPRKLMDSSKLMSLGWSPKIDMREGIARAYEDFKQRYL
- a CDS encoding nucleotidyltransferase family protein; this encodes MNTHTGDVGFDVQRLADVIQARYGDVAFCLLLGSAVDGTVREGSDLLD
- a CDS encoding NAD-dependent DNA ligase codes for the protein MKPLSLHLNKLLLMGGLLLLPLPGLAVPAEIARQAECLRAILAQADDAYYNKHESIMGNEAYDALRRRHEELVQHYPELSVNTVVGAVDEGNGIPHAQPVLSLKKAYSDEDVEKFIAACGTNQTYCIEPKIDGLTVVLQYESGVLVRALTRGDGATGQDITKAVLAAGCVPPALTGAAANLSVRGELFLGKKAFSALNARRKEKGMPVLKSARNSASGTVRLTDYAEISRRGLDARVFEWIDGDLQPESHAESLALLWELGLPTIQSLQVPSDRVVGEIARLNGRLGGLPFETDGIVIKVDNRNRFTELGATAHHPRGALARKYKGHPVVTQLLRVEWSQGSTGKWTPVAHFAPIEMAGATVRSATLHNADHLRALDLRIGDWIQVIRAGGAVPEIVGVCTERRTGNETPVEDYPDSETDE
- a CDS encoding putative toxin-antitoxin system toxin component, PIN family; this translates as MPDKQVFVLDANIIVSAVLLPRSLTRKAFDKVLRDGEIVVSEAVVNELDEVLRRPKLNNYVHEEERIQFLMMLLRESRIVRGNRVVEDCRDPKDNKYLELALEAGANCILSGDKDLLVLHPYHGIKIRNPQQFLDGE